From a region of the Desmodus rotundus isolate HL8 chromosome 7, HLdesRot8A.1, whole genome shotgun sequence genome:
- the NEIL1 gene encoding endonuclease 8-like 1, producing MPEGPELHLASRFVNAACGGLVFGGRVEKSSVSRNPEVPFESSAYRVSASARGKELRLTLSPLPGARPPQAPMALVFHFGMSGSFQLAPSDALPPHAHLRFYTAPPGPQLALCFVDVRRFGHWDLGGEWQPGRGPCVLLEYEQFRENVLRNLEDKVFDRPICEALLDQRFFNGIGNYLRAEILYRLKIPPFEKARTVLEALKQHRPSPELTLSQKIKEKLQNPDLLELCHSVPKEVIRLGGKGYGQESGEDDFAAFRAWLQCYGVVGMHSLRDRQGRTVWFQGDPGPLAPRGGKSRKRKPKGSQPGPKDRMQDPPPPSKAPSRTRRARRGLLKQATAHQLEGSSLQQDPKVPPVTEKGKRTGRQASSGRCRPQKIKPDTPSSDPEGTSAS from the exons ATGCCCGAGGGCCCTGAGCTGCACCTGGCCAGCCGCTTCGTGAACGCGGCGTGCGGGGGGCTGGTGTTCGGCGGGCGCGTGGAGAAATCGTCTGTCAGCCGCAACCCCGAGGTGCCCTTCGAGAGCAGCGCCTACCGCGTCTCGGCCTCCGCCCGGGGCAAGGAGCTGCGCCTGACGCTGAGCCCCCTGCCCGGGGCCCGGCCCCCACAGGCGCCAATGGCCCTCGTCTTCCACTTCGGCATGTCCGGGTCCTTCCAGCTGGCACCCAGCGACGCGCTGCCGCCCCACGCCCACCTGCGCTTTTACACGGCCCCTCCCGGCCCCCAACTGGCCCTCTGCTTTGTGGACGTGCGCCGCTTCGGGCACTGGGACCTGGGCGGCGAGTGGCAGCCAGGCCGCGGGCCGTGCGTCTTGCTGGAGTACGAGCAGTTCAG GGAGAACGTGTTACGAAACCTAGAGGACAAGGTCTTTGACCGGCCCATATGTGAGGCCCTCTTGGACCAGAGGTTCTTCAATGGCATCGGCAACTACCTGCGCGCAGAGATCCTATACAG ACTGAAGATACCCCCCTTTGAGAAGGCCCGCACTGTTCTGGAGGCGCTGAAGCAGCACAGGCcg AGCCCGGAGCTGACCCTGAGCCAGAAGATCAAGGAGAAGCTGCAGAACCCAGATCTGCTGGAGCTGTGCCACTCAGTGCCCAAGGAAGTGATCCGGCTGG GGGGCAAGGGCTACGgacaggagagtggggaggacGACTTTGCGGCCTTTCGAGCCTGGCTGCAGTGCTACGGCGTGGTGGGCATGCACTCCCTACGGGACCGGCAGGGCCGCACCGTCTGGTTCCAG GGGGATCCTGGACCTTTGGCACCCAGAG GGGGCAAGTCCCGTAAGAGGAAACCCAAGGGATCACAGCCAGGCCCTAAGGACAGAATGCAG GACCCTCCACCCCCAAGCAAGGCCCCTTCCAGGACACGAAGGGCACGAAGAGGTCTTCTGAAGCAAGCTACAGCCCACCAGCTTGAGGGGTCCAGCCTCCAACAGGACCCAAAAGTCCCCCCCGtcactgagaaaggaaagaggacagGGCGACAGGCAAGCTCAG GCCGCTGTAGACCCCAAAAGATCAAGCCTGACACCCCATCTTCGGACCCTGAGGGAACTTCAGCCTCTT